GGTGATCCTGATCCTGCTCATCATGCTGATTCAGCGGGTCATCAGCTATTACATCTATCCGAACGTGTTCTGAGCACCGCTTCGGGGGCCGCCTGGCGGCCCGGTCGATAACTTACGAGGATGACATGGAGCCCTGGCGGTATTCCGCCCAAGGCGTGAGCATTGCGTTGCGCGTGACCCCGCGCGGCGGCAGGGACCAGATCGACGGCGTCGAGATCCTGGCGAACGGTCGCAGCGTGGTGAAGGTGCGGGTGCGGGCCATCGCCGAGGGCGGCGAGGCGAACCGGGCGGTGATGGAGCTGTTGGCGCGGGAACTCGGCGCCCGCAAAAGCGACATCCGGCTTCTCGCCGGGGCGACCTCGCGGCTGAAGCAGGTGGCGGTGGACGGCGACCCGAAGCGGCTTGGAGAAACATTGCGGCGGCTGGTCGCCGTGACGTCAGAGACGACAGAGGATTCGAACGAATGACGGCAAGGATCATCGATGGCAAGGCGGTGGCGGCAG
The sequence above is drawn from the Afipia sp. P52-10 genome and encodes:
- a CDS encoding DUF167 domain-containing protein, which codes for MEPWRYSAQGVSIALRVTPRGGRDQIDGVEILANGRSVVKVRVRAIAEGGEANRAVMELLARELGARKSDIRLLAGATSRLKQVAVDGDPKRLGETLRRLVAVTSETTEDSNE